One stretch of Lacrimispora sphenoides DNA includes these proteins:
- the bilS gene encoding flavodoxin family protein BilS, with the protein MDYLVVYTSNTGNTQKVAMKIFKTLPGKSKDIVSLEELHGEEADTYFVGFWNNRGTCKTEVLDFLSDLHGKRVALFGTCGLSGNKEYYKQVEKQVAVFLPDDNEYLGCFMCGGKMAPQILEKYRQMQAIHDTPQIRAMISAYEDGMLHPNEQDFKDAEEFVKSVLKE; encoded by the coding sequence ATGGACTATTTAGTTGTATATACAAGTAATACTGGAAATACCCAGAAGGTTGCCATGAAAATTTTTAAAACCCTTCCTGGAAAATCCAAGGATATTGTCAGTCTGGAGGAACTTCATGGAGAAGAAGCGGATACGTATTTTGTAGGTTTCTGGAATAACCGGGGAACCTGTAAAACGGAAGTGCTTGACTTTCTTTCGGATCTCCACGGCAAACGGGTTGCTTTGTTTGGAACCTGCGGGCTTTCCGGAAATAAAGAATATTATAAACAGGTGGAAAAGCAGGTGGCTGTATTCCTTCCTGATGATAATGAATATCTTGGCTGTTTTATGTGCGGAGGAAAGATGGCTCCCCAGATTTTAGAAAAGTACAGGCAAATGCAGGCGATTCACGACACTCCTCAGATCAGAGCCATGATATCCGCATATGAGGATGGGATGCTGCATCCCAATGAACAGGATTTTAAGGACGCGGAAGAATTTGTAAAATCGGTTCTTAAGGAGTAA